ATGAGACAGATCGGGTTTGAGATGCGGAGACTGTTGACAGTTGACACGCGGAGCGGACCGATGTTTGTTCCGAGAACGGATAAGCTGGTGTTGCTCTCGGTCGAGCATTTTCTATTTGGGATACTCCTACGTGAGCTCACTAAGGAGCTTGATGGTATGATTGTATAATTATGAGAACATCAGAAGAAAGCCCCGTATCTGGATCGGATTCAGGAGCTACTGAATGACTATATACCAAGTATCCTGTATGAAGAATCGAAGTCAATGATCAGAAGAAGAGCGGAATAGTCCAGTGCTGACTCTTTTGGTACGAAATGTTGGAGCATCGTTCAGTACATGAAGAATCACGTCGCATTTGCATAGAAAGGCGCATTTTCAAGTTGAATGGCTCTAATCATCCTCAAAACGgatgtctctttccttcctcaGCGTAGGctcctcgacatcctcgtcacCGTTGGCTACACTCAAAGGTTTTACGTCCTGGTCAGAAGGCTGTCTGCGACCTTGACCATCCACATATCGTATCACGCTTTCACAGAGCCGATCGAGAATCCATTCCGGCTCTGTCTGTGACGCAAGCATCGGACTGGTCTCTCCAATCCAATCCCAATTCAGCACACCATattcatcttcatcaagcaCCACCCCCTCAGGACTGTTGTCAGTAAACCGGATCAGACGCGTGAATTCAACCCACTCTTCATAGCTGTAGTGCTTCGGGCGGCGTGCGAGGGCATGTCTTGCTGTCCGTCGTATTGCAAATGCGAGTTGCTGGGCCAAATCTTGACGAGAAGGATTTGAGTCGCGAGCTAGATCTTCGAGTGGTCTCGGGCGATGGCTAAAGTCGGCCGCATCATTCTGCGGTTGCCCTGGCTCTAAGTCGCCAATAGGAAAGCCCTGAGCAACTCGTTTCTTTTCCGCTCGCCGCTCGAGGGCGGAGTAAATCACAGGCAGCCTTTGGAGAAAAGCTTGATACTTGGATGATTGTGGAAGAACCGTCCAGTCTGCAACTTTATCCGTGGCATTCTTGAACCAGGCAACGACTGTGTCACTCATCTCCGAGATGAGGGTAGTCATCGTTGGAACAGCAATGAGAGACCATACCACAAAGAACGGCTTTGCGGCGTTCGTTGTAGGAGTAAAATCACCATATCCCACCGTAATAAGTGAGCAAAATCCAAAATATAGGGCATTAAAGTATGAAAGATCCTCTTCCAATTGCCAGAAAACCACTGCGCCGCATGTCCACACTATCCCAAAAATAGCGATGCTCAATAATAGATTGTATGTTCGACGGAAGATGATCGTTTCTTTTTGAATAGCGCGCATGGCACCAAATcggtccttttcttctttcataAGTATAAGCTTTGACCGACCCGCCAGTCCCTGAGTCCAGGAGCTGATACTGCTGATGATGGGATGTTCACGTGAATAATGAGGCCGATAGCCAATCTGTGCTGTTCCAGAGCCACTCGTGTGAGCCCCGTTCTCTGCTGGGCCAGTACACTTTTTTTCTAATGTAGTAGCACGTCTGATAGTTGCTAGCCGCTTCCGCTCAATATGTTTGCGAATGACATTGTCATACTGAAGATCTTTGGCGAACTGATGAATGCTACCGACCACTAGACCTAGCATGATGATGCCCATCACGGCGTAAGGGAATAGAATGCCTCTTCCAATGGCATTTGTAGGTGCAATATCACCGAATCCCACGGTTAAGATAGTTACATCCGAGAAGTATAGCGCATCTGCGAATGATATGTCTATGACCCTGGAAAAGATCACAGCACCGATCAATAGCCAGATGACAAATGACAAAGTCTGTAGGATCAGAGTTCGCTGACCATCGGTAAGAGCGAAGTACTGGGGATAATGGCCAAGGATATATCCCAACATATTGATGATCAATATGACGCTGAGAATAAAATAAAGGATTGCCGCAATAACGGCACTCCAGTAAGCCTGCGAGTAAAGTTCATTCGGTGCAATCGGGCTTGCAAATACATGCAGCGCAACAGTTGCCGCAACCAACTAGTCAATGCAACATCAGAAGATTTGCGGACTCGAGTTGATCCAGACCACTCACAAGAGCCATTGATGCAGTCCAACAGATTATAGATGCAGGCAAAGCTATGATATAGCGTATGATACGTGTGAAATTACACAGCAGGAACGCGTTCCCCAAGAGACCCAACGCAAGTGAGGTGGCATTGAGAGCAATACACCTGCAGAAGTCAGCATACACTCCATCTGGGTCATCATGGCAGTAAACGATATCCTTACCATCGAGGGTCAGAGAAACCAACTTGCAATGGGTTTCCAAGCGAGTCTTTCTGGTCGAAGGATATGTGACTTCTCCATGGCATGACCAAAGCAACAACTGACATGACATTTGCAAGGGGGCCAGTGGCAGCGGCGACTAAAGGTACCGCGGTAGATGCAAGCCACCAGTCTTGAggctcatcatcatcaggAGGCCTCAAGTGAAATTGACCTTGAAGCCATTCCCAAAAGGACTGCCACCTCCGATGGTCAGAGAGCTGTGGTGCTTGTGAATGAACTGAATCACCGGATTTGTGTTTTATTTGCGGCGCCATTTCTGCATCTGCTTACCCGAAGGTAGGCAAAATGAGACCGAACAAACATACTACTCCCATGTGAGAGCAGAAGATCCCATTTTGAAGTTCGAAATGCTTGTGGTATACTAAATCGTTCCAGCAGGCCGCCTTTCTAAGTCTGCATCGCTGACTTGACGAGGAACCAATTAGATTATTTCTGAGATGACGTCGCAAGCAGGATCCATAGAAAGTCGTCTGCGAACCCTGTGCGAAGAAGAGTGCAAGATAGGGACGTGCCACATGATCTGCAACGCATATAGCTTCGTCCCGTGATTTGGATTTACCAATCAGCAACCTGGGCTTTTCCGCAATGGCCAAAATGGCCACGTTCAAGGAGGTTACCCCAGCCCGTTGTCGAGAAGGATAATCACCCAGGCTGCCATGGGGTTGTACACGTCAAAGAGTATTAATAGCCCACTCGTGCGTTTTATGTGATAATCCTACTGTAGCATTAAGCTTTATCGATGGAACGCCATTGCCGCTTTTCTTGAAAAGTATTGACAATATTAATCAGACAATGCAATACAGGAACAAGTAAAAACTGTAGGCATACTTCTCTACCTTTATCCCTTTTCAGGTTCACGGGCTACATACGAAATCAGAAATGAACTTCATAGCACGTGCTTCGGAGTTTCATGTTTCTTCAGCCGCACCAAAGCCTATGGTGTTTGCCAATACTGTTGGCTAATTCGAGAGGTAGGAGAGGGAGCTTTGACTCACCTCTTGAATGCAGGTAGCAACGAGGACTCCATCTGTGGACCATATCCGCTGTATGACCAGACCTTGTTCATTTCCTGCCCGTGGAGTCTCCATTTCTGTGCGCATCCAGTCGTCTACTCGGATCGCCTGTGGGTGATGTAGGTATGGAATGGTTGAGGCTGACCATCACTTCGAATTCTTCGGCCTTTTGGTTTGGCTCTTCCTGATCTGTAGGTGgtggagaagggcaaggtgATAGATGGTAGACTCGTCACAGGGTGCCCTTAATTAAATAGGTGTCCGTTAAGTATGTGAGTGCCAATAAAGGCTCGTTGAAACCACCAGAGTTGGATATAGTTCCCCTTGATCGCACGAAACGTCTATATCTTTTGCCTGATGAACGAACCAAGTCCTTTACTAATTGATTTAAAGCCAGAAGTCTCGTAAGCAATTACAGCATCATATTTCAAGGTATATATCCGACAATACCTACCAATTCCACTGTCCACAACTCGAGATTCAAACAGCCCGTTCCCAGCACCTTCGCCTGTGATTACCGCAGGATTTTGCGGCACTGAAATATAAGGGTTTGCTCTGGAGTGCTCTAGGACCTTTTCTCTTATACTGCTGTGTTCATCAATGAGGCTCGCAGCTGCTGTGAACATCAGGTGGTTTCTTTGTTTGGCTCTCACCATACAAGTCACCAACCTATCACCAATTGACAGGATCAACATGGTAATAAATGGGTGTCTTTGCTGTCGCTGCAATGAGAAAATGACAATGCATATTGTGTATATTGACAGTAGAGGGGACGGTGAGCATGACTGCTGAAAGGGACTGGGCGATGAGAGTCCCTCAGTGTACTCCACGGGATCCAGAGGGATGCCATAGAGAATGGGTGTTGGTGAAGACGGCTTGTCAGGTAGTCAGTCGAAACCTGACTCaatttatttttttttttttcccctaGAGTTAGTACATCAGGACATATCAAGTGTTACACTTGGCCATCGTTGCTGGGCACAGGAGTCAGTTCAATCGCATTCTCAATCGGAGCCTTTCACTCGTCTAGTGGTGGGGTTGGTATGTgtcttggccatcttcgaaGCGTCTAAGTACGAGTAACGACGATCGGTTGATTGTTAAGTAGGGTACAGATATCGTATGAATGTCGCTCTTGGAATTACCCTTGATAGTTGTTTGTCCTGTCTTGTAGGGACATTGGCGCAAAGCGCCAACCAATTAACTATTAACTACTAGTTAACTAGATGGTTGATCCGTTAATTAGTTAGTTAACTAAGCTTGGTTGCTGACATAGCAGAACCCCCAGTTTGGACCCACTCTATGAGGCTTCAACTCCGCCGAGCTTCAGGACATACTGTTGTTATTCACCTTCAAGTTTGATAATTGATCTGTCTTGAAACCGCCAGAGCTGGTCTCACTATGGTATTGGAAGATGACGGCATTAGCCCTCGCAAAAGGAGGAAAATTACCTCTTCTAAGACAGCCCCTTATGTGCTCCGGTCCCTGTTAGACCAGGTGCCCTTGTCCGCCGAAGATCCCGCGGCTGACGATGTCTACATTACCTGTGTTGAGTACTGGAGTAAGCTCTGAACTCTCTGTTATGTGTTCCTGGGAGAGAAAGGCAACTGACAGGTTCTGGCCCCTCAGATGACAATCTTTACATCGGTACTTCCTCTGCGGAGATCCTTCATTTCGTCTGCCTTCCACCGGACCCCTCTGACAGGCCGAACGAACCGTCCTTCATCCTGGCCTCAAGACTACCCATTCCGTTCTCTCAGAATGCACCACTGGCAACAGGATACCCCGGAATTCAGCAAATTGTTTTGCTTCCAACTGTCAACAAAGCATGCGT
The DNA window shown above is from Aspergillus fumigatus Af293 chromosome 1, whole genome shotgun sequence and carries:
- a CDS encoding potassium channel family protein; protein product: MAPQIKHKSGDSVHSQAPQLSDHRRWQSFWEWLQGQFHLRPPDDDEPQDWWLASTAVPLVAAATGPLANVMSVVALVMPWRSHISFDQKDSLGNPLQVGFSDPRWCIALNATSLALGLLGNAFLLCNFTRIIRYIIALPASIICWTASMALLVAATVALHVFASPIAPNELYSQAYWSAVIAAILYFILSVILIINMLGYILGHYPQYFALTDGQRTLILQTLSFVIWLLIGAVIFSRVIDISFADALYFSDVTILTVGFGDIAPTNAIGRGILFPYAVMGIIMLGLVVGSIHQFAKDLQYDNVIRKHIERKRLATIRRATTLEKKCTGPAENGAHTSGSGTAQIGYRPHYSREHPIISSISSWTQGLAGRSKLILMKEEKDRFGAMRAIQKETIIFRRTYNLLLSIAIFGIVWTCGAVVFWQLEEDLSYFNALYFGFCSLITVGYGDFTPTTNAAKPFFVVWSLIAVPTMTTLISEMSDTVVAWFKNATDKVADWTVLPQSSKYQAFLQRLPVIYSALERRAEKKRVAQGFPIGDLEPGQPQNDAADFSHRPRPLEDLARDSNPSRQDLAQQLAFAIRRTARHALARRPKHYSYEEWVEFTRLIRFTDNSPEGVVLDEDEYGVLNWDWIGETSPMLASQTEPEWILDRLCESVIRYVDGQGRRQPSDQDVKPLSVANGDEDVEEPTLRKERDIRFEDD